Proteins co-encoded in one Sparus aurata chromosome 18, fSpaAur1.1, whole genome shotgun sequence genomic window:
- the atox1 gene encoding copper transport protein ATOX1 yields MPKHEFEVAMTCEGCSGAVTRVLNKLEGVTFEIDLPQKLVWIESDKDAEVLMQTLQKCGKEVKYNGTK; encoded by the exons ATGCCC AAGCACGAGTTTGAGGTGGCGATGACGTGTGAGGGTTGTTCAGGAGCTGTGACCAGAGTCCTCAACAAGCTGGAAG GTGTGACGTTTGAGATCGACCTGCCTCAGAAGCTGGTGTGGATCGAGTCCGACAAAGACGCGGAAGTTCTCATGCAGACGCTGCAGAAATGTGGAAAGGAGGTCAAGTACAACGGCACTAAATGA